Proteins co-encoded in one Montipora capricornis isolate CH-2021 chromosome 12, ASM3666992v2, whole genome shotgun sequence genomic window:
- the LOC138026057 gene encoding melatonin receptor type 1B-B-like, with amino-acid sequence MNNIDPGDASVDVLAILRAQLEARTKATVVVESIVLITIDIIALIGNAILCYIIYRNARLHNPTTMLIVSLAFTDLLTAILVMPLTIDAVVHSKRRFSDTVCKTHAFTMSVLAQVSIYLMAMTAFNRYVCVKRRSLYKKIFTKKQTLFIIAVVWVVALFINGLPNVLSLDDFFFCPGYLLCWRRMMSPGAIYGFNAWLYGSFTVAYVVIVVCYWKVFRAVSQHNAEVATNLRQGCHNEEVSVSKAVATIVLSFTLCWIPAEVMDTMDKINPLLLPRQVFLVATSLWFLSSAINPFIYGVMNSAFRTEYKKIFSVVAVKRPVRVSSANISTHLDNPETSPPGSATKDQGF; translated from the exons ATGAACAACATCGATCCTGGAGATGCCAGCGTCGATGTTCTTGCTATTTTACGAGCGCAACTCGAAGCCCGGACAAAAGCAACCGTCGTAGTAGAGTCGATAGTTCTAATAACCATTGATATCATTGCCCTGATTGGAAATGCCATCCTTTGCTACATCATTTACCGAAACGCCAGGCTCCATAATCCCACGACAATGCTGATTGTGTCGCTCGCCTTCACAGACCTGCTAACTGCCATTCTCGTCATGCCTCTAACGATAGACGCCGTTGTCCACAGTAAAAGGCGTTTCAGTGACACAGTCTGTAAGACACACGCATTCACGATGTCAGTTCTGGCCCAGGTGTCGATCTATCTCATGGCTATGACAGCCTTCAATCGGTACGTTTGTGTCAAGAGAAGGAGCCTCTACAAGAAGATCTTCACAAAGAAGCAGACCCTTTTCATAATAGCCGTCGTGTGGGTAGTAGCGCTTTTCATAAATGGTCTCCCCAACGTGCTTTCTCTGGACGATTTTTTCTTCTGCCCTGGGTACCTCTTGTGCTGGAGGCGAATGATGTCTCCCGGAGCCATATACGGCTTCAACGCTTGGCTTTATGGTTCCTTCACAGTGGCCTACGTGGTAATTGTGGTGTGCTATTGGAAGGTGTTCCGCGCCGTATCACAACACAACGCAGAAGTCGCCACAAACCTACGCCAAGGATGCCATAATGAGGAAGTGTCCGTGTCCAAAGCAGTGGCAACCATCGTTCTTTCGTTCACGCTTTGCTGGATTCCAGCAGAAGTAATGGACACCATGGATAAGATCAACCCACTTCTCCTTCCACGCCAG GTTTTCCTCGTGGCAACATCTCTTTGGTTCTTAAGCAGTGCAATCAACCCATTTATTTATGGCGTTATGAATAGTGCATTCCGCACGGAGTACAAGAAGATCTTTTCCGTCGTCGCAGTCAAACGTCCGGTACGAGTCTCGTCCGCCAACATTTCCACTCATCTGGATAATCCAGAGACGTCCCCGCCTGGAAGTGCCACAAAAGACCAGGGtttttaa